GATGGATCTGTTTTGTATATCAATGAGTTTATTGATGCAAAATACACAGTCGAAAAGTTAACTTACGCTTACCAATACCAGAATAAAAAAGGGAAGCTGATATTCCGCTATGATAACGCCAGACACAGCCCGGCATTGGGATTTGATGACCATAAACATCTTTCTGAAGGGGGTATAGTACAGGTTTGCACGCCGGACATATGCGATGTGGTGGACGAGGTGATAGGCCGCATATAACGCGACCTTTATCAGCTTGAAAACAAAGAGTGGTATTTTAAGACCCGACCCCAGAACTCTTTCATCTGCCGATCTTTTGCTTCTTGTTCCCAAGCTCCAGCTTGGGAACACAACTGTGGAGAAGCTCCAGCTTCGGTTCCCATGAGGCCGTTCCCAAGCCAGAGCTTCGAAACGAGGGGAAAGCTCCCTCTCCCTTGGTGGGAGAGGGCTGGGGAGAGGGTGACAAAATCAATGCATGTCGTTCACCTACATCCCCCTCCCCTTAATCCCCTCCCACGAGGGGAGGGGAAAGCCCCCTCTCCCTTGATGGGAGAGGGCTGGGGTGAGGGTGACAAAATCAATGCATGTCGTTCACCTACATCCCCCTCCCCTTAATCCCCTCCCACGAGGGGAGGGGAAAATGCTCCCTCTCCCTTGATGGGAGAGGGCTGGGGTGAGGGTGACAAAATCAATGCATGTCGTTCACCTACATCCCCCTCCCCTTAATCCCCTCCCACGAGGGGAGGGGAAAATGCTCCCTCTCCCTTGATGGGAGAGGGCTGGATGGGAGATGGCTGGGGTGAGGGTGACAAAATCAATGCATGTCGATCACTTACATCCCCCTCCCTTTAATCCCCTCCCACGAGG
This is a stretch of genomic DNA from Desulfoglaeba alkanexedens ALDC. It encodes these proteins:
- a CDS encoding toxin-antitoxin system TumE family protein, whose product is MSLPDYLKAFRRAVGKINDFGFAESIDIREEIRASKQAVIDAKIVLVDGSVLYINEFIDAKYTVEKLTYAYQYQNKKGKLIFRYDNARHSPALGFDDHKHLSEGGIVQVCTPDICDVVDEVIGRI